In one Coregonus clupeaformis isolate EN_2021a unplaced genomic scaffold, ASM2061545v1 scaf0306, whole genome shotgun sequence genomic region, the following are encoded:
- the LOC121572433 gene encoding thioredoxin-interacting protein, with translation MVIITKKLKTFEVVFHDPTKAFYCSGDKVAGSIVVEVSEVTKVSAMRVFGIGCAKVEYAKGKHRCREDIEYLKYEDTVYLEHQPRDSNGSVTLRPGNRYEYMFGFELPHPGQLVSSYKGKFGCVQYYVRAVMERPSQPALQCEKPFEVEEPLDVNTPDLLAPAAGTKEKKLTCMFIPDGHVSISAKIDRKGFCEGEYICINAKFENTCSRIVVPKAAIMVKHTYQANGRTKVLGEKLSVVRGNHIISGMCDMWQGKTIRVPRLKPSLLGCDIIHVDYALRIYVHIPGSDKVVLELPLVIGTIPFNGFGSRTNSMSSQAESLNTPSSSFASLRLPSQPPSYSNISRDCRIDSPLTPLLVDYDADDEGLFMRAPELWYPPPPAYSEVDEDLKQQGPCSSGLLNHE, from the exons ATGGTCATCATTACAAAGAAATTGAAGACCTTTGAGGTCGTTTTCCATGATCCTACTAAGGCTTTCTACTGCAGTGGCGACAAGGTAGCCGGGAGTATTGTGGTTGAGGTGTCGGAGGTGACCAAGGTGTCGGCTATGAGAGTGTTTGGAATTGGATGCGCAAAAGTAGAGTACGCGAAAGGAAAGCACAGATGCCgtgaagacattgaatatctgaAATACGAAGATACCGTTTATCTGGAACACCAGCCTAGAG ACTCCAATGGCTCTGTCACTCTCAGACCAGGGAACAGATATGAGTACATGTTTGGCTTCGAGCTGCCACATCCTGG GCAACTGGTGTCTTCCTACAAAGGGAAGTTTGGCTGTGTCCAGTATTATGTCAGGGCCGTGATGGAGAGGCCTTCCCAGCCTGCCTTGCAGTGCGAGAAACCCTTTGAGGTGGAGGAGCCCTTGGACGTCAACACCCCTGACCTCCTG GCTCCAGCTGCAGGTACGAAGGAGAAGAAGCTCACCTGCATGTTCATCCCAGATGGACATGTGTCCATTAGCGCCAAGATCGACCGCAAGGGCTTCTGCGAGGGCGAGTACATCTGCATCAATGCCAAGTTTGAAAACACCTGCTCACGCATCGTGGTGCCCAAGGCAGCCATCATGGTCAAGCACACCTACCAGGCCAATGGCAGGACCAAGGTCCTGGGGGAGAAGCTCTCAGTCGTGAGGGGCAACCATATCATCTCGGGCATGTGTGACATGTGGCAGGGAAAGACCATCCGAGTGCCCAGGCTCAAGCCCTCACTCCTGGGGTGCGACATCATTCACGTGGACTATGCCCTCAGG atCTATGTCCACATTCCCGGCAGTGACAAGGTGGTCCTAGAGTTGCCCCTGGTCATCGGGACCATCCCCTTCAATGGCTTTGGCAGCCGCACCAACAGCATGAGCAGCCAGGCAGAGTCCCTTAACACCCCCTCCAGTAGTTTTGCATCCCTGCGCCTCCCGTCACAACCACCCAGCTACAGCAACATCTCCCGCGACTGCCGTATCGACTCCCCCCTCACACCGCTGCTGGTCGACTACGACGCAGATGATGAAGGACTGTTCATGCGCGCCCCCGAGCTTTGGTACCCTCCTCCCCCTGCCTACTCTgag GTCGACGAGGATCTCAAACAGCAAGGGCCATGTTCTTCAGGTCTGCTGAACCACGAGTAA
- the LOC121572434 gene encoding mothers against decapentaplegic homolog 4-like isoform X1 has product MSVNPPNSNDACLSIVHSLMCHRQGGENEGFAKRAIESLVKKLKEKKDELDSLITAITTNGVHPSKCVTIQRTLDGRLQVAGRKGFPHVIYARLWRWPDLHKNELKHVKFCQFAFDLKYDNVCVNPYHYERVVSPGIVGLSIQNAGEEENTIFSIVKHHQNGRLIKEEYIHDCFEMDLPSRMPPQPERYNQPLPPLQMPPESPRAPSSVTLYPSMPLSPQVSSSMMGPMSGCHGEGLLQIASPQSQGMPQTPPPTTPTHEPPPLPRTPHSQSDYSSSSKHTQTQSSYHTTWTGTSTASYTPVGPQQNGRGHQQPPLHHPNHFWSQQHHSAPAFPQPVSNHPGPEFWCSISYFEMDIQVGEMFKVLANCPVVTVDGYVDPSGGDRFCLGQLSNVHRTDASERARLHIGKGVQLECRGEGDVWMRCLSDHAVFVQSYYLDREAGRAPGDAVHKIYPGAYMKVFDLRQCHRQMQQQAATAQAAAAAQAAAVAGNIPGPGSVGGIAPAVSLSAAAGIGVDDLRRLCILRLSFVKGWGPDYPRQSIKHTPCWVEVHLHRALQLLDEVLHTMPLADLGGHGHVN; this is encoded by the exons ATGTCAGTGAACCCCCCCAACAGCAACGATGCCTGTCTGAGCATCGTGCACAGCCTCATGTGCCACCGACAGGGCGGTGAGAACGAGGGCTTTGCCAAGCGTGCCATAGAGAGCCTGGTGAAGAAGCTGAAGGAGAAGAAGGATGAGCTGGACTCGCTCATCACCGCCATCACCACCAACGGAGTTCATCCCAGCAAGTGTGTCACTATCCAGAGGACGCTTGATGGACGCCTGCAG gtagCTGGGAGGAAAGGGTTCCCCCATGTGATCTACGCTAGGCTCTGGCGCTGGCCAGACCTCCACAAGAATGAACTGAAGCATGTCAAGTTCTGCCAGTTCGCCTTTGACCTCAAGTATGACAACGTGTGTGTCAACCCCTACCACTATGAGAGAGTGGTATCGCCAGGCATCG TTGGTCTCAGCATTCAAAATGCAGGTGAGGAGGAAAACACTATTTTCAGCATCGTCAAACATCATCAAAATG GTCGGCTGATCAAAGAGGAGTACATCCATGACTGTTTTGAGATGGACCTCCCCTCCAGGATGCCCCCCCAGCCCGAGCGCTACAaccagcccctcccccctctgCAGATGCCCCCTGAGTCGCCCCGCGCCCCATCCTCCGTCACCCTCTACCCCAGCATGCCTCTCTCTCCGCAAG TGAGCAGCTCCATGATGGGGCCCATGTCTGGGTGCCACGGCGAGGGCTTGCTCCAGATCGCctctccccagagccagggcatgccCCAGACGccgccccccaccacccccacacaTGAACCACCCCCCCTGCCCCGTACCCCTCACAGCCAGAGTGACTACAGCAGCagctccaaacacacacagacacagagctcTTATCACA CGACCTGGACAGGCACCAGCACGGCCTCCTATACCCCTGTAGGACCCCAGCAGAATGGGCGAGGCCACCAGCAACCACCACTGCACCACCCCAACCACTTCT GGTCTCAGCAACATCACAGCGCACCCGCCTTTCCTCAGCCAGTCTCCAACcatccag GTCCAGAGTTCTGGTGCTCCATCTCCTACTTTGAGATGGACATCCAGGTGGGGGAGATGTTCAAGGTCCTGGCTAACTGCCCCGTGGTGACAGTGGACGGATACGTGGACCCCTCGGGGGGCGACCGCTTCTGTCTGGGCCAGCTCAGCAACGTGCACCGCACCGACGCCAGCGAGAGAGCCAG GTTGCACATTGGGAAGGGGGTGCAGTTGGAGTGTCGTGGTGAGGGGGATGTGTGGATGCGTTGCCTTAGCGACCATGCAGTGTTCGTACAGAGCTACTACCTGGACCGGGAGGCGGGGCGAGCCCCGGGAGACGCAGTTCACAAGATCTACCCCGGGGCCTACATGAAAGTGTTTGACCTGCGTCAGTGCCACAGGCAGATGCAGCAGCAGGCAGCCACGGCACAGGCTGCAGCAGCAGCTCAGGCTGCAGCAGTGGCAGGCAACATCCCAGGGCCTGGCAGTGTGGGGGGAATCGCCCCGGCAGTCA GTCTGTCGGCAGCAGCCGGGATAGGTGTGGATGACCTGCGGCGACTGTGTATCCTGCGGCTCAGCTTTGTGAAGGGCTGGGGGCCCGACTACCCCCGGCAGAGCATCAAGCACACCCCCTGCTGGGTGGAGGTCCACCTGCACCGCGCCCTGCAGCTGCTGGATGAGGTGCTGCACACCATGCCTCTGGCCGACCTAGGAGGACACGGACATGTCAACTAA
- the LOC121572434 gene encoding mothers against decapentaplegic homolog 4-like isoform X2, protein MSVNPPNSNDACLSIVHSLMCHRQGGENEGFAKRAIESLVKKLKEKKDELDSLITAITTNGVHPSKCVTIQRTLDGRLQVAGRKGFPHVIYARLWRWPDLHKNELKHVKFCQFAFDLKYDNVCVNPYHYERVVSPGIVGLSIQNAGRLIKEEYIHDCFEMDLPSRMPPQPERYNQPLPPLQMPPESPRAPSSVTLYPSMPLSPQVSSSMMGPMSGCHGEGLLQIASPQSQGMPQTPPPTTPTHEPPPLPRTPHSQSDYSSSSKHTQTQSSYHTTWTGTSTASYTPVGPQQNGRGHQQPPLHHPNHFWSQQHHSAPAFPQPVSNHPGPEFWCSISYFEMDIQVGEMFKVLANCPVVTVDGYVDPSGGDRFCLGQLSNVHRTDASERARLHIGKGVQLECRGEGDVWMRCLSDHAVFVQSYYLDREAGRAPGDAVHKIYPGAYMKVFDLRQCHRQMQQQAATAQAAAAAQAAAVAGNIPGPGSVGGIAPAVSLSAAAGIGVDDLRRLCILRLSFVKGWGPDYPRQSIKHTPCWVEVHLHRALQLLDEVLHTMPLADLGGHGHVN, encoded by the exons ATGTCAGTGAACCCCCCCAACAGCAACGATGCCTGTCTGAGCATCGTGCACAGCCTCATGTGCCACCGACAGGGCGGTGAGAACGAGGGCTTTGCCAAGCGTGCCATAGAGAGCCTGGTGAAGAAGCTGAAGGAGAAGAAGGATGAGCTGGACTCGCTCATCACCGCCATCACCACCAACGGAGTTCATCCCAGCAAGTGTGTCACTATCCAGAGGACGCTTGATGGACGCCTGCAG gtagCTGGGAGGAAAGGGTTCCCCCATGTGATCTACGCTAGGCTCTGGCGCTGGCCAGACCTCCACAAGAATGAACTGAAGCATGTCAAGTTCTGCCAGTTCGCCTTTGACCTCAAGTATGACAACGTGTGTGTCAACCCCTACCACTATGAGAGAGTGGTATCGCCAGGCATCG TTGGTCTCAGCATTCAAAATGCAG GTCGGCTGATCAAAGAGGAGTACATCCATGACTGTTTTGAGATGGACCTCCCCTCCAGGATGCCCCCCCAGCCCGAGCGCTACAaccagcccctcccccctctgCAGATGCCCCCTGAGTCGCCCCGCGCCCCATCCTCCGTCACCCTCTACCCCAGCATGCCTCTCTCTCCGCAAG TGAGCAGCTCCATGATGGGGCCCATGTCTGGGTGCCACGGCGAGGGCTTGCTCCAGATCGCctctccccagagccagggcatgccCCAGACGccgccccccaccacccccacacaTGAACCACCCCCCCTGCCCCGTACCCCTCACAGCCAGAGTGACTACAGCAGCagctccaaacacacacagacacagagctcTTATCACA CGACCTGGACAGGCACCAGCACGGCCTCCTATACCCCTGTAGGACCCCAGCAGAATGGGCGAGGCCACCAGCAACCACCACTGCACCACCCCAACCACTTCT GGTCTCAGCAACATCACAGCGCACCCGCCTTTCCTCAGCCAGTCTCCAACcatccag GTCCAGAGTTCTGGTGCTCCATCTCCTACTTTGAGATGGACATCCAGGTGGGGGAGATGTTCAAGGTCCTGGCTAACTGCCCCGTGGTGACAGTGGACGGATACGTGGACCCCTCGGGGGGCGACCGCTTCTGTCTGGGCCAGCTCAGCAACGTGCACCGCACCGACGCCAGCGAGAGAGCCAG GTTGCACATTGGGAAGGGGGTGCAGTTGGAGTGTCGTGGTGAGGGGGATGTGTGGATGCGTTGCCTTAGCGACCATGCAGTGTTCGTACAGAGCTACTACCTGGACCGGGAGGCGGGGCGAGCCCCGGGAGACGCAGTTCACAAGATCTACCCCGGGGCCTACATGAAAGTGTTTGACCTGCGTCAGTGCCACAGGCAGATGCAGCAGCAGGCAGCCACGGCACAGGCTGCAGCAGCAGCTCAGGCTGCAGCAGTGGCAGGCAACATCCCAGGGCCTGGCAGTGTGGGGGGAATCGCCCCGGCAGTCA GTCTGTCGGCAGCAGCCGGGATAGGTGTGGATGACCTGCGGCGACTGTGTATCCTGCGGCTCAGCTTTGTGAAGGGCTGGGGGCCCGACTACCCCCGGCAGAGCATCAAGCACACCCCCTGCTGGGTGGAGGTCCACCTGCACCGCGCCCTGCAGCTGCTGGATGAGGTGCTGCACACCATGCCTCTGGCCGACCTAGGAGGACACGGACATGTCAACTAA